In Glycine max cultivar Williams 82 chromosome 7, Glycine_max_v4.0, whole genome shotgun sequence, a single window of DNA contains:
- the LOC102663314 gene encoding uncharacterized protein — protein MEEGEKNLETMDFKRPRKLNFNAPLLSTKRLGFSGVADRSCLSNSLNSTVLNTSVPFSWEQAPGKPKTMERSDSIYDGDIDTPRLRPPPCLWHPLKEATKADNGALAFDQDDGCDADDDEDDDKQNDVFSDAVDVLSLSEASDIMQQSEAAHSDSKDGLRLKLSESNGGPSPTYMINRFLPDANALVASSSAHFSNDAKVCDNCSHEGYLKGSTRHSHATSPKGCGLEFLFSWLMKNKLCAIKSPVLPSFTNVQKHRYSSKHTKHRTSVHKPCTNVKDV, from the coding sequence ATGGAGGAAGGAGAGAAAAATTTGGAGACCATGGATTTTAAACGACCTAGAAAGCTAAACTTCAATGCACCTCTATTGTCAACAAAACGTTTAGGCTTTTCAGGTGTTGCAGATAGATCTTGCTTGTCAAACTCACTTAATAGTACAGTACTAAATACAAGTGTTCCATTTTCATGGGAACAAGCCCCAGGGAAGCCCAAAACCATGGAGAGGAGTGATAGCATCTATGATGGAGACATAGACACCCCTCGGCTAAGACCACCTCCTTGCCTCTGGCATCCACTAAAAGAAGCAACTAAAGCTGATAATGGTGCTCTTGCGTTTGATCAAGATGATGGTTGTGATGCTGACGACGATGAGGATGATGACAAGCAGAATGATGTGTTCTCAGATGCAGTGGATGTTCTATCACTATCAGAGGCATCAGACATTATGCAACAATCAGAGGCAGCTCATAGTGACAGCAAAGATGGTTTGAGATTAAAGCTTTCAGAGTCTAATGGTGGTCCATCTCCAACTTATATGATCAACCGTTTTCTCCCTGATGCCAATGCATTGGTTGCATCATCTTCTGCACATTTTTCCAATGATGCCAAAGTTTGTGATAATTGTAGTCATGAGGGTTATCTCAAAGGTTCCACTAGGCATTCACATGCTACTTCTCCAAAAGGTTGTGGCTTGGAATTTCTCTTCTCTTGGCTTATGAAGAATAAGCTTTGTGCTATAAAGAGTCCTGTCTTACCATCATTTACAAATGTGCAGAAGCATCGGTACAGTTCAAAACATACGAAACATCGTACGTCAGTCCATAAGCCCTGCACAAATGTTAAAGATGTTTGA